The Gorilla gorilla gorilla isolate KB3781 chromosome 23, NHGRI_mGorGor1-v2.1_pri, whole genome shotgun sequence genomic interval AAAGCAGTCCCCAAGCCACTGCCGAAGGTCAGTCCCAGAGGTGCTGCCCAGGCTCCAGGCAGATGCGGCAGCCCCGGCCCCAGCCAGCATGGGCTGGAGAAAGGCTCTCTACTGCACAGGGGCCTCACGTGACTGCAGGGCTCTGGGGAGGTGGGGCACCTGTAGCCTGACCCCCACCTTGCTGCTTCCAAAGCTTCCTTGCCCAGGGCTGGGCCTTGTGGGGCACCCCCCACACTGTGGTCTGCCTGCCTGCAGGGTGCCCAGGGAGACCCTCCGCCTTTAGAGGTCCAAGTTCTTTCCCAGCCCCCTTCCTGCCTAGCTGCCTGCCCCTGGCGCCAGACCTGGCCCGCACCACTGGGGCACTGTGTTCCCAGGGGCACCCTCCTATCCCACCAGCCCCAAAGCCCAGCCAGGCACCCTTCCCTGCCAcctccctgggccctgccccagcAGCCCAGTCGGCCTCCTCGGGCCTTCTGTCACTCGCTCACACACAGCACCATGTCAGTAAACAGCTAACTCAGGCCTAGGGAGTTAGGTAGGAtggggggagtggggtggggggggcagGAGGGTGTCCCCAAAGTCAGGCTTGGCTGGGGCGAGGCGCTGCCAACCCCTGCCGCCAGGGGGCTCCAAGCTCCACGGCACGATCTGCTCAGGGTGGCCCTTCTTCCACGATCCAAGCCCTAAGAACAAGAGGCTGGGCCTGGGCCCTGCAGAGGGAGAGGGGATGGTGGACGCTGCAGCCACTGAGTGGCACAGGACCACGTGTAACCTCAGGGCAGGGCAGCCAACTCCACAGGCTACATGGATGGAGATGTGGATAGAAGCATCTGCCCTGGGTGGTGTGGGCTGACCCCAAGGGTCTTGGCACCAGGGCTGATCCTGACTTGCTGGTCCCCAAAGGGCGTTGGAGGGTATGGTGCCCATCCCTACTCTGGTCCCATTTCCTCAGGCCCCTGATCCCACAGTGCCTGGGACAGGGCTGTGGGCCCAGGGAGCACCCTCCCTCTCTGACCTCTGCCTGGTCTTTCCGGGAATGGGCCACTGGGCTGCTGGACTGGAGGCCAAAGTCCTGCGGGGAACGTGCGGGAAGAGCAGAGCGTGCAGGCAGCGGAGACTAACAAGAAGCCCTGGCCCAGAGGGCAGGAACAGCTGGACGAACAACCAGATGAGAGAACGTACCAGGCATGCAAGCTAGACCCAGGAGTCAACGGGCTGAGGCTTAGCGTCCCCCACGGCGTCCACCAGCCTGACCGCGGGCCTGCTGGGCCCGGGGGGAGGGGCCTTCCTGCTGGGGTCGAGCTGCAGCGCACGGGTGGGCATTATAAGAGGCACAATAGAGCAGGTTAGTTAGAGCTCCTGGGGggacagggcaggggcagggccgaGGCTGGAGATGTAAGGGTTGGCCTGCCAGGACAGCACAGGTAGCACCAAGGGCGCAGGGAGCCGGAAACATGTGGCTCACACGGGCCCAGGGcaggcacgtgcacacacacaggcctgCACAGGAAGCCAGGGGATTGGCACACAGCAGGCGACAGGTCCTGCCCTCGCTGGTGGACCCTGGTGGGCTCTCGCACGCACATGCACAGAAGGGTGCACACACACTAGCTCACAGGCTCTGGCCCATGCAGGGTGTGGCCAGGCAGTGTCGTCCCCAGTGGGTGGGAGCTGCAAACTCGTCAGTACCCACAGACTGACTGGCGTGAAGGGGCTGCTTCCTGGGCTTGGCCCCACAACCCAGCTGTACCCCAGGGCCCAGACCAGACCCAGCATGGCCTAGGCTGCTCTCCAGCAACCCCTAGACACAGGGCCTCACCGGGGACCTGCCCACAGCCATATGACCACTTACTTTCAAGGGTTCCTTCTCAGAGGCCTCTCCTGCAGAGCTGGTGCCCCGTGGCCTCCGCTCCCTCCGGTCCACCGTGGAGTATCCGTCTGTAGATGGGGTAAGGTGGGGCATGAGGGGCGCTCTGAGGGAGGCCCTGTAGGAGCAGATCTCCCTCTCAGCCCAGACACAGGGGACTCGTGGGACAGGGGCTTTGGGAGACAGCCCCCACCCACTCTGTCCTGGAGATCCAGGCTGGTGCCAGCTCTCACTGACACCCTGCCAACTCTCCAGACTCCCCTCCACTTGTGGGTCAGAGCCCCTGGCTAAGCACTAATCCCTCTCTAGCTGCCCTGTACCTCACCCTCTGAGCACCCCTAAACCAAATATCTCTCCTCCACCCAGCACCAACTACACCCCATAAAACCAGCAGGCCCACTTCAGGCCTTGGTCCCCTCCCGGCACAGAAAACCAACCACACTGCATCTGCACTCACCTGGGCCCAGCGCATCCATGGGGATCACATCCCGGCTGCCAGTTTTCTCGCCCTCTgcaaggcaggaggaggaggcgggCTGCATGTGGCAGCCAGGGGGGATCGGGGCAGAGAAGCCCACACAGGGCTGGCCCAGGTAGCCCTAGAGGCTCTCTGTCACTAAGGTGGCCAACCTCTGCCAGCTGGCAGCCTCACCCCAGCTTGACAACAGCGTGGATGCTGTGGGAAGGGAGTAGCGAAGAGGCAGAGGGCAGGGAAAGTGGCCTATGGAAGCCGTCTCAGTGGGAGGCCTGACTCCTCCTTCACCCTCACCCAAGGGTCAGGCAACTGGGGCAGCTGGGGTCGCCACCCTCTAGGCTCCCTAACCTCCACCACTCACCAAGGCTCTTGTCCACCAGTGGCAGCGTGCTGTCATCGAAGCCCCCAGGACTCAGTGCTCCCTTAGGCCCCTTGGCAGTAGCAGCAGCTGACTGAGACATAAAACACAGACAAAAGGTGGGTGAAGCACATGGAGTGGGAATAAGGCAAAGTGAGCAGGGAACGGAAGGAAGGCCAGGGAAGCCGCACCTGGAAGCGCGCCTTGGTCCAACCATCTTTCTGCAAGGTACCACGCAGTTCCTTGTAGCTCCACACTGTCTGCAGCACGTGTGATGCCGCCTTCGCTTCGCGTACCGATTGGCTGTGGGGCCGGGGGTGGGGTCAGTGGtggcccctcccccacctccccggCTCCCCAAGCCACCGACCCTGCCCTTCCACACCTGGAGGCGACGAGAGCCACCAACGCTGGCACCCCGCGTGCCTGCAGGAGCGAGCGCGCGTTATCCAGGCTGTCGGACACGATTTCGTGGATGGTGTTGAGCACCGCCACCACGGTGTCTTCCTCCAGGCAGGCCCCCGGTCGCGGCGGAGCCTGTGCATTGCGCACATTCCGCACAAGCTCGGCCATGGCGTAGCTCCCTGAGGGGCAGGACTAGGTGTCAGAACACACCTCTGCCCCACCTCTCCAGGAAGGAGCAGGGATCCCGCGAGGGCGAGGGGCACTGCCAGGAGAGCCCCTGGAGACCGCCTGTGAGCAGGGCGCTGAGCTTCAGAGACAGGGCCGGGGGGACTGGAGCTACCTCCAGCTGGGACAGCGCCCAAGCGAGAGGGCCGGGGCCTGGACTCCCAAACCACTCATCCTCCAAGCCCCTCCGATGGGACCCCAAAGCTGCAGGCACAGTTCGGTGCCCAGGCGTGGGCTTTGCAGGCGTCCTCACCGATGAGGTCTTTGTTGCGCCGGTCCAGCGAGAGGTTGCGCAGAGCGATGGCGACGGCGCGCACCACCTTGTCGGTCTCAGACTGCAGCAGTTCCACAAGCACCGGCAGCCCGCGCTCTTTACGCACTGTGGCGCGGATGTACGTGGCCCACTGCGGAGGCGGGGAGAGGCTTGCTCAGACATACATGCCAGGCACTCTCCCACCTCCAGACGCTGACCGCTCCCTCCAGCTGGACCTTCCTGCTCCCGTGCCCGACAAAGCCCTACCCCAAAAGCTCAACGGCACCTCCACTGAGGCTTTCCCACCGTCCAGGGTGCACGCACTGCCCGCAGCCCATACACCTCTTGGATCTTGGGGTGGTGTTGTGGCCCCTCCTTTCCCCGCCAGCCGAGGCAGGAGCTGCACCAGTGAGGTGCCTGGGATTCCCTCTCTCAGGACTTGCCCACTCTGCCCGACCTGGTCCCTCACCATCCAGTTGCCGGCACTGAGGTTCTGCAGAGCGCCGGCGGCAGCCTCCAGGGTGTTGAAGTTCCGGCTCTCCGTGAGGAGGGAGAGGTAGAGACGTACCACCTCGGGCTGGTACAGCAGCTCAAAGCCTAGGTGCAGGGCAACCGCCACCCACGGTCACCCAGAATCTGCTCTCATCCATCATACCCCTCCCGCTTCCCGCTTCAGAGCTCCCAGGGCGCGGGTGAGCTGGGGCCAGGGATGGGTGTGGATGAGTCACGTAATATTTACTATCAACATATAGTCACCCAAGGGGAAAAGcgttcccatttcacagaggagcaaactgaggctcaatcAGTTGGACCTGCCTGGCAGCAGGAGCATCCaggaggcctggggtggggagggaggtgtcAACCAGGAACGCTCTCCTAGCAACAAGACCCGCATTTCCCGGTTGGTCCCTGAAGCTATGCATCCTGGCCACGCCCCTGGCAATAGGGCCCACCCTCCCTGGCAACAAGACCAGCATTGGCCAGTAACTGAGAGTTGTGTAACCAAGGCCACACCCCTAGCAAGAGGACCTGCTTTCACCAGTAACTGAAGCTGTGCAGCGAGCTACGCCCCCTAGCAACAGGGCCCACCCTCCCCCACTGACAATAGAGCCCACCCTCTGTAAGTCAACTGATGCAGTGCAACCAGGGCAGCTGCCCTAGCAACAGGAGGCACTCTTCCTGGCAACCACTCCAAGTTCCCGGGCAATTGAGGCGCCGTCCTGCTGCTCTGACCAGTGCTCCAGAAATGAGGGGTCAAAACAGCCTTCCAAGCTTGCCTGTCCCCAAACTGGGGCTTCAGCCTGGCTTGGGTACTACCTCGATCTCCCCTGTACCCGCCCAGTGACATTTCATCACACCCTCGCCAGTCCTCATGCCCCATGCTCCCTCTACTCCTGCCCTGCTGGGCTTTCTGCTCCAACACATTCCCCACTGGGGTATCTGCATCAACCCTGCTCTGCCTGTAATATTCCCCCACAGCCCTCCTGCGGCTGGAGCCCTCCACCCTGGTGACATGCAGGCTCTTCCAACTGACTAGGCCCCACCAGGACAGACCTCTCTCTCAAGCCAGATCCCAGCATACAGCCCAATAGGcactgccctgcccctgcaggtGTTCGTCTGGCCCAGCCTCTGAACCTGGATGTGAGCATGCCCGCCTGGCTCCCAGCCCCCTCAGATAACTCAGCTTTGTGGCTAACACAGGAGGCCCTGCCTCCACTGGAGGCGTCCCTCCAAACCTTCCCACCTCTTATGCACCGTGAGGCCAAGCAAGCCCCcggcctctctgtgcctggctcccCCAACCTTGCCTGACATGACCCATGGCACTTCCTCCCATTCTAAACCCTCAGCAGGTGTCCCAGTGCTGAATCACCCTCCAGGAAATCCTGCACCTAGGggcctgtttccccatctgttcCCTGAGGCCCTCCAGGCCTGCTTGATGGCTCAAAGCTTCACTACCAGGGCAATCCTGAGCCCAGACATCCCCCAGTGGAGCTGGCTTCATCTCAGCCCACTCACCTTTGGCGGCCTCAGTTCGCTTGGGCAGGTCTAGCGTGTCAAAGTTCCGGTCCATCTCACCATCCTTCTTTCCTGGAAGGGAAAGGTGGTGGGAGGTGAGGCAGACCCCATATGGGGAATGGGTGTATCAGGAGAGTTGGGCACAGTTCTCTCCTACCCAGGCCCCAAAAGGCACCCCCATGTCCAGGCCTGGGCACCTGTGGGAGTGGAGCACCACTGTCAGAGTTTGGGCAGACAGTTTAGCCTAGGGATAGGAGTTGGTGGCAGTGGGGCCTGGGGATGTCCCAGCCCTGCCCCTAGGACTCGTCTCCCACCAGGTGCTGGGAGCTGTACCACAGACCCTCCTGGTGGCTCCCTTGCAACTGCCAGGTATGTAGACTGAGGGAAGCCAGGAGCCCTGGCTGGATGGTAGGTGGATACAAGCCAAGAAACTGAAGGCTGACCAGGACAAGACTCACTTGGGTCACACAGTAAGGCAGAACTAGGGGGAAACTCCCCCAGCTGGGGTCAGGACATTGTCCCAAGATCTACTAGCCAGGAGAAACCCCACAACAGCCCACCTAACATTTGTGTAGCCCTGGCTTGCACACATCTGTGACAGTGAGCCCACTGTCAGCCACTCTCCCCATGTCAGATGATGCTTCTACCCCTTCAGAAGGCAGCAGAGTGGAGCCAGATGACCTGGGCTCCCTGCCCTGCTCACCCTCATGGGACCCTTGCATCCCTCTGAGCCACATGATGCCCCATTCTATCAGAGAAACAGACTGCTCCTTGGGGCCCCTAGAGACAAGTACCCCCGGGCCCTGCCCACTCTTGGCTCTGCCCAACTCCGCCCAGGTAGGCAAGTCTGAGGTTACAGAATGAGCCCCGTGGCCTTCCCACCTGCCACTGTCATAAAGATGACAGCCCAAGTGATGAAgccaggggtggggcagggccctGGGGCTGGAACGTGCTCGCCTCTTCCCAGGTGCCCACTGCACACACCAGGCCTGGAGAGCAGGATAAAAAGGGACTCACCTTGGTGGAACCACTCCTCTGGGAGGCCGGAGGaagcagaggagagaggagaggagcctGAACAGGCAGCACTCATCACCCCCCCATGCCCTCCCAGAAGCCTCAGGTTCCCACTGCACACCCTAGATCAAGCAGGCAGCATGTGGAACCTCATCCCATCACTTCTGGGCGCTGAGCACCCACCAGGGGGACAAGAAGAGGGAGGCCTGGGGTcagtggggcaggggcaggtggcGTACAGGTCCCCCACAGCTGCTGGGGAGGTCCCGGGAACCTACACCCTGCTAGTGCAGTAGAGAAGGTGTGCAGGGCATCTTGCCCAGGCAGATGGGGGGCTGCCCAAAGGTTGGTGGCAGTCTACAGCTATTCTGTGAACAGTGAACAGGCAGCAGCCATGGCTCCTTCCCAACTCATGGGCAAGTGGAACTCTCCCCGGAGTAGAAAGACTGGGTCTGGGCATCGGTTGGTTTCCCTTGTGTACTCCCTGGGGGTCCCACAGTGTAGATGGGGAAGGTTGGACCTGGGCCCCGTCAACCATGTGACCCAGGGCAGTCCAGCCTCCTTGACTCCTGGCTTCCCTGCCTGCCTGTTGGGGGCTGACCAGGTGTCTTCTAGCCTCCATGATGGGCTACTGTGGGTGTACAGAGAGCCTTCCGCTGGGGCAGGAGTTGAGATGGTACCCCAGTCCGCCCCACCCACCTTTGGCCTTCTTGCCACCAAAGCAGCTGGCATCATCCCGCCTCCGGCGCTGGGAGCCTACAGCACTGCCCAGGGGCCCAGGCTCGGCCTCCTGGTACCTGTCGGCCCCGGGCACCTCCTTGTGCACGTGGTAGGACAGGTTCCGCATGATGCACACGCAGTTCTCCACCGACTGCAGGGAGAGGTGAGTGGGTGGGGCAGGGCACCCTAGGCACAGGGCTGGCCCTCAGGAAAGACTGGCCACAGCTGGTGTGCATGAGGGCACCGGGAGCAAAAGAACAGGGAGGCCTCAGTGGAGGGGGCAAAAGGGCAGTAACTGCCAGGGAGGGTCCATGGGAGGAAGCCTCTGCCTCATGGCACACCTTCTGCCTGCAGGACGGTGCCCACTTCAGTGTGGTCACTGCGAGGCGGGCCACACCCAGAACGCCGCCCCAGACCCACAAGCCCATTCCCCTGTGCTGCTCCCACAGTTCCAGCCTCCTGGGACCTGCGTGATCGTCTCTCCAGCCCTTGGTATGAGGCTGTGACCGTCCCTGcccaccttgttgtcagtgtcCTTCCGGCCCACAGCCGACTGCAGGGCATGCAGGAGCGCATCCACCAGCCCTTCACACTCCCGGAGTCGCCGCCGGGCCTCAGCACCATCGGAGCTCACATTCCTGTGTGGCCAAGAGCAGGCCAGGTGACCCCTGGCTACCAGAAACTCCCCGGCTCCACCCTGGCCTTGTGGGCttgtcttcatctgcaaaataggccCTGCTGCTGCCCTCCTAGCACTAATGGGAAAGGACCCCACAGCCTAGAGCTCAGTGAAGGGGGAGAAGCTAACTGCCCCCAGGCCTCAGGAGGGGAGCCCTGGCAGACAGCTATCTTGGCTGGGGATAGCTGGGCAGGGAAAGACAGGGTTTCCCTGCCTCCCAGCTGACCTGGAAAGGGACAGGTGCACTCAGAGAGACCTGAACCTGTGCAAGGGCAATTCTGGGTCCCTCGCCACCCCAATGGCAGCTCTGGGCCCCAACTTACCCCAAGGTCAAGAGCCTGCAGGGCTGTGGGGGAACACCCTGATGGACAAGCAGGACTGTGGGGACCCAGGACTCTGTGGGGTCGGCAGGGCCTCCCAGGGGTAGGAGGGGAAGGGCAGAGGTCACAGGTGGCTGGGATGAGCCTCCCAGGCAGATGAACAGGAAGGTCCCAGCTCCCCCTCTGGCTGTCAAGTGATGGGAAGGTAGGTGAGAGCTGGGCAGGGCTACGGTACCACAGAGACCCCTCCAGAGGGTGCCCCTGGGAAGACTGGGGCACCACTTGGGGGTGAGGACAGCCCCATCAGGCCCCACTTCTCATCCACAGGACTTGTGCCACAGCTCTGAAGCTCCTAAGCTCTGGCGCTCCTAAGCTCGCCGCCATCTTCCACACTATCTGGGACCACGAGGACGGGGCCTGGTGTGCATGTGGGCTTTAGCACCAGGCCTGGTCCACACCTCAGGCAGCCCGACGTGTTCTTGAAGACAGTTGTCCACTCGGCGTCCCGTGGCTTGGAGTCCTCGTTGGGCTCACACTCCCATCCTGAGTGGGGCACGATCACCTCGTGGGTCAGCGTCTGCAGGCCATGGTCAATGATGACCATCTTCAGGGGCTCATAGGATGACAGGTTCCACAGGGTGCCTGTGGGGTGCGATTGGCCAATCTGTGCTGACCATATGCACCGCCTGCCTACCTCCCCAGGTGGCCATGCTCAGGACCCGTCCCACTCTCCTCATGTCCCAGCTCACGCAGAACAGTAGGAAGTAACAAAAGCCATGAGTGGTTCTGGGGGACACCCAGTACTGGTTTCCAGCTAGGAAGGAGCCCCAAAGGGGAGGAGGTGCAGAGGAGCGTGTGGCAGTGCTGTCCCGTCCCACCCATTCCCTGCCATGTGGCAGGTGGCACTAACACTCCTGAGGCCACAGGGCCTCACAGAGACACGGTGACCCTACCTGTCCCTCAGCTCTCACAAGGCACAagccccaccactgcactgttgGGGTGGGAACCAAGGAGGTGGGTCCCAGGAGAGTTTCTGTGGGGGCAGGAGGTGTGAAGGCAGGAGGTGAGGGGACATGCCCGAGGGGCCCAGTGTCAGCCTCCCCGCTATGGTAGAGACTGGGGAACCTGTCACAGTGTCTGGGCCTGATGCCTGGCTCCTGGGGCAAGCGTCTCAGCAGCTGCACTCCTGCCTACCGGGTGCTTTCCCAGGCGGTCGCAGGCCGAATGGCCTCGTTCCTCCCGGGTTGAGCCTCACACTCTTCTCTTCCCAGGGGATGTGGGCATGGCCAGGTCCCACTCACCAGTGACAAGCTCACGGACCTCGTTGTCCCGGGCAGCCCGCAGCAGGCGCACCAGGGCAGGCACACCACCGCAGTCCCGGATGGCGGCCTTGTTGTCAGTGTCGCGGCCATAGGAGAGGTTGCGCAGTGCCCCACAGGCCCGGCGCCGCACCTCAGCCCGCGGGTGGTCCAGCAGTGCCACAAGCAGCGGCAGCCCCCGCAACTGCCGTACACGCCGCTTGACACCCTCGTTCTCAAAGCACAGATGCTGCAGGTAGGCGGCCGCATTGGCCTTCACGGGGTCCACGGGGTGCCGCAGCATGGCCAGCACCTCAGGCAGCTCAGGGTCCCGCCAGCGGGGCTCCTTGCGGGCGCTATCCACTGAGGGCGAGCGCCGCACCAGCCGGTCCAGGCTGCCCACGCTGCCCCGTTCAGGCTGGGCCAGGGGCGCCGTCACCGTTGGGAACGCAGGCCGCTCGTCCGTCAGCTCGCCGCCATCATCTGCTGTGTCCTCGTAGGCCCTGCACAGGCAAGTGGGGCGCGTGGACATCGTCACAGCAGCCGCCAGCCCTGCCTCTGAGCTGCCCCATCACACCTTCTTCAGGACTGCAAACTCACCCAGCAGGGCTGGGCTGAGAGCACCTGTATCTTGGCCCGGAGcatggtggggacacagagagtcATGCACCAGCCCAGTGAGAACCAATTCAGAGCCAAATGCCAAACCCCCGCCAGCGGCTATCAGGACCCAGGCAACCCTCCCAGGACAGCAAGCTCACTCACTGCTGTCACCGGGCAGTTTCCCAATCCCGAGCAAAACATGTTTCTGTGAGACATCTGCTATGGCTGCTGGAGAGACCGTCTCACCTCCCTTCCACAAAACCACCCCATCTTCCATGAGGCCCATCTCTGGCTGTGCCAGGATGTAGGGGGAGTAAATGGCCCTCTCCACATGAAGCCATCCCAGTAGGACCACCTGAGGAGTATTCAGGCCACCAGCCCCTTGGGGCACAAGATCTCCTTAGCTCTCAGTAGCCCTGTGGGTTGCTGTCATCAAACCCCCTGCCCTGAGGCTAGGAGTGACGGTCAGGTGACTTGGCCAGGGTCACACAACAAAATCCTGACCCGGGCTGTGGTCACATCCCCACTCCagagatgcagaaactgagggcAATGGGGACAGAACCAGGGGCTGTGACAAGGGCCAGGGCTCTGGGTTCTGGTTACCCAGAGTGTGGCTGGAGCAAGACCAGTGGCCGGCACTCTTCCCAGCtttcctgggccctgggcctgcagGACAGTGCCCAGCCGAACTCCTACCACGCCAGGGTCCACCTTTCTTCTGTCCCTGATGAGAGCCAAGGCCAATTCAAACTAACATGCATGACTAACTCATCTGCAGCCACTTGACAAGTGGGGCACTCTGTAGTTGGGGGGTGGAGGGCAGACTTCCCAGAGGAGGTAGCCACAGGGGACGGGGTGCAGCTCACCTGGTATGAAGGCCCCGCCCACACTCAGGCCTCCTCCTTGTGGCCGTGCCATAGTCAGGCTCCAGCTCAGGGCCACCCTCGTCATCAGCGGCCAGGCTGCGCGTGTCATCCTCCAAGCCATACGGCTCTGCCTGGAAGCGCTCGGGCAGGGAGCGGCCACCTGGTGGCCCAGGCTCAGGACCCACCGGGAAGACTTCCCGGTGGCCAGGCAGTGTGAAGCAGCCATCACCAGGGCCTGGGCCAAGGGGGCCAGCACGTGGGGGCCGCATGCCCAGCCCTCGGGACAGGCTGCCATAGCTGGGGCTGTCCCGGGGCTCGGGGCCTTCGGGAAAGCCACCCCCGCTGCTGAGGTAGGCTCGAGAGAGTGTGGCCGCTGGGCCACCACCACGCAGCAGGAAATGCCGGTCCAGGGCACCATCTGCAAAAGGGCCTAGTGGGGGGCCGCCATCCAGCAGGGGGAGTCCATCTGGGCCCACGGGCACCTGGCGTACTGTCCGAGTGGTCACCGTTTTGACAGTCTTGGTGACCTGGTGGATGGATAGGCAGGTAGGTGGGATAGCATGAGAGGCCTAGAAACTGCTTTGCTGGGGTCTGGCTGGCCTTAATTTCCCACTCGAGCAATGAGAGGCCCCAGGTGGCAAGCTTCCATGTCCACTCTGCAGGTGGGACAGCTGCAGCAGCCTGGCCCTGCTCACCCACCCACTGCCTGGGCCTGGCCATACCTTGGTCTCGGTGCGCCGGGTTGTGCCATCTTCGGATGTGACAATAGACACATGGGAAGTGGGTGTGCCGGGGTCCTCCTCCACCGTCACGGTCTCCTCCAGCACATCAGGTGCCTCCGGCATCGTGGCCAGTGAGGCCTGGCTGCCTGGGCTCTGCTCCTGGGGCAAGGAGGGACACTGGTGGGCAGGCCTGCTGCTCAGTCACCCCTGGAGTGCAGGTCCCCACACACAGCAGCTCTGCCTCAGCTCATGCTGGCCAGCACACCAGGGTGCCTTCCTCCTGGTCCTGAA includes:
- the ARVCF gene encoding splicing regulator ARVCF isoform X4 — its product is MEDCNVHSAASILASVKEQEARFERLTRALEQERRHVALQLERAQQPGMVSGGMGSGQPLPMAWQQLVLQEQSPGSQASLATMPEAPDVLEETVTVEEDPGTPTSHVSIVTSEDGTTRRTETKVTKTVKTVTTRTVRQVPVGPDGLPLLDGGPPLGPFADGALDRHFLLRGGGPAATLSRAYLSSGGGFPEGPEPRDSPSYGSLSRGLGMRPPRAGPLGPGPGDGCFTLPGHREVFPVGPEPGPPGGRSLPERFQAEPYGLEDDTRSLAADDEGGPELEPDYGTATRRRPECGRGLHTRAYEDTADDGGELTDERPAFPTVTAPLAQPERGSVGSLDRLVRRSPSVDSARKEPRWRDPELPEVLAMLRHPVDPVKANAAAYLQHLCFENEGVKRRVRQLRGLPLLVALLDHPRAEVRRRACGALRNLSYGRDTDNKAAIRDCGGVPALVRLLRAARDNEVRELVTGTLWNLSSYEPLKMVIIDHGLQTLTHEVIVPHSGWECEPNEDSKPRDAEWTTVFKNTSGCLRNVSSDGAEARRRLRECEGLVDALLHALQSAVGRKDTDNKSVENCVCIMRNLSYHVHKEVPGADRYQEAEPGPLGSAVGSQRRRRDDASCFGGKKAKGKKDGEMDRNFDTLDLPKRTEAAKGFELLYQPEVVRLYLSLLTESRNFNTLEAAAGALQNLSAGNWMWATYIRATVRKERGLPVLVELLQSETDKVVRAVAIALRNLSLDRRNKDLIGSYAMAELVRNVRNAQAPPRPGACLEEDTVVAVLNTIHEIVSDSLDNARSLLQARGVPALVALVASSQSVREAKAASHVLQTVWSYKELRGTLQKDGWTKARFQSAAATAKGPKGALSPGGFDDSTLPLVDKSLEGEKTGSRDVIPMDALGPDGYSTVDRRERRPRGTSSAGEASEKEPLKGPGPASCS
- the ARVCF gene encoding splicing regulator ARVCF isoform X9, with product MPEAPDVLEETVTVEEDPGTPTSHVSIVTSEDGTTRRTETKVTKTVKTVTTRTVRQVPVGPDGLPLLDGGPPLGPFADGALDRHFLLRGGGPAATLSRAYLSSGGGFPEGPEPRDSPSYGSLSRGLGMRPPRAGPLGPGPGDGCFTLPGHREVFPVGPEPGPPGGRSLPERFQAEPYGLEDDTRSLAADDEGGPELEPDYGTATRRRPECGRGLHTRAYEDTADDGGELTDERPAFPTVTAPLAQPERGSVGSLDRLVRRSPSVDSARKEPRWRDPELPEVLAMLRHPVDPVKANAAAYLQHLCFENEGVKRRVRQLRGLPLLVALLDHPRAEVRRRACGALRNLSYGRDTDNKAAIRDCGGVPALVRLLRAARDNEVRELVTGTLWNLSSYEPLKMVIIDHGLQTLTHEVIVPHSGWECEPNEDSKPRDAEWTTVFKNTSGCLRNVSSDGAEARRRLRECEGLVDALLHALQSAVGRKDTDNKSVENCVCIMRNLSYHVHKEVPGADRYQEAEPGPLGSAVGSQRRRRDDASCFGGKKAKGKKDGEMDRNFDTLDLPKRTEAAKGFELLYQPEVVRLYLSLLTESRNFNTLEAAAGALQNLSAGNWMWATYIRATVRKERGLPVLVELLQSETDKVVRAVAIALRNLSLDRRNKDLIGSYAMAELVRNVRNAQAPPRPGACLEEDTVVAVLNTIHEIVSDSLDNARSLLQARGVPALVALVASSQSVREAKAASHVLQTVWSYKELRGTLQKDGWTKARFQSAAATAKGPKGALSPGGFDDSTLPLVDKSLEGEKTGSRDVIPMDALGPDGYSTVDRRERRPRGTSSAGEASEKEPLKGPGPASCS
- the ARVCF gene encoding splicing regulator ARVCF isoform X3; translation: MEDCNVHSAASILASVKEQEARFERLTRALEQERRHVALQLERAQQPGMVSGGMGSGQPLPMAWQQLVLQEQSPGSQASLATMPEAPDVLEETVTVEEDPGTPTSHVSIVTSEDGTTRRTETKVTKTVKTVTTRTVRQVPVGPDGLPLLDGGPPLGPFADGALDRHFLLRGGGPAATLSRAYLSSGGGFPEGPEPRDSPSYGSLSRGLGMRPPRAGPLGPGPGDGCFTLPGHREVFPVGPEPGPPGGRSLPERFQAEPYGLEDDTRSLAADDEGGPELEPDYGTATRRRPECGRGLHTRAYEDTADDGGELTDERPAFPTVTAPLAQPERGSVGSLDRLVRRSPSVDSARKEPRWRDPELPEVLAMLRHPVDPVKANAAAYLQHLCFENEGVKRRVRQLRGLPLLVALLDHPRAEVRRRACGALRNLSYGRDTDNKAAIRDCGGVPALVRLLRAARDNEVRELVTGTLWNLSSYEPLKMVIIDHGLQTLTHEVIVPHSGWECEPNEDSKPRDAEWTTVFKNTSGCLRNVSSDGAEARRRLRECEGLVDALLHALQSAVGRKDTDNKSVENCVCIMRNLSYHVHKEVPGADRYQEAEPGPLGSAVGSQRRRRDDASCFGGKKAKEEWFHQGKKDGEMDRNFDTLDLPKRTEAAKGFELLYQPEVVRLYLSLLTESRNFNTLEAAAGALQNLSAGNWMWATYIRATVRKERGLPVLVELLQSETDKVVRAVAIALRNLSLDRRNKDLIGSYAMAELVRNVRNAQAPPRPGACLEEDTVVAVLNTIHEIVSDSLDNARSLLQARGVPALVALVASSQSVREAKAASHVLQTVWSYKELRGTLQKDGWTKARFQSAAATAKGPKGALSPGGFDDSTLPLVDKSLEGEKTGSRDVIPMDALGPDGYSTVDRRERRPRGTSSAGEASEKEPLKGPGPASCS
- the ARVCF gene encoding splicing regulator ARVCF isoform X8, whose protein sequence is MPAELRQEQSPGSQASLATMPEAPDVLEETVTVEEDPGTPTSHVSIVTSEDGTTRRTETKVTKTVKTVTTRTVRQVPVGPDGLPLLDGGPPLGPFADGALDRHFLLRGGGPAATLSRAYLSSGGGFPEGPEPRDSPSYGSLSRGLGMRPPRAGPLGPGPGDGCFTLPGHREVFPVGPEPGPPGGRSLPERFQAEPYGLEDDTRSLAADDEGGPELEPDYGTATRRRPECGRGLHTRAYEDTADDGGELTDERPAFPTVTAPLAQPERGSVGSLDRLVRRSPSVDSARKEPRWRDPELPEVLAMLRHPVDPVKANAAAYLQHLCFENEGVKRRVRQLRGLPLLVALLDHPRAEVRRRACGALRNLSYGRDTDNKAAIRDCGGVPALVRLLRAARDNEVRELVTGTLWNLSSYEPLKMVIIDHGLQTLTHEVIVPHSGWECEPNEDSKPRDAEWTTVFKNTSGCLRNVSSDGAEARRRLRECEGLVDALLHALQSAVGRKDTDNKSVENCVCIMRNLSYHVHKEVPGADRYQEAEPGPLGSAVGSQRRRRDDASCFGGKKAKGKKDGEMDRNFDTLDLPKRTEAAKGFELLYQPEVVRLYLSLLTESRNFNTLEAAAGALQNLSAGNWMWATYIRATVRKERGLPVLVELLQSETDKVVRAVAIALRNLSLDRRNKDLIGSYAMAELVRNVRNAQAPPRPGACLEEDTVVAVLNTIHEIVSDSLDNARSLLQARGVPALVALVASSQSVREAKAASHVLQTVWSYKELRGTLQKDGWTKARFQSAAATAKGPKGALSPGGFDDSTLPLVDKSLEGEKTGSRDVIPMDALGPDGYSTVDRRERRPRGTSSAGEASEKEPLKGPGPASCS